The Toxorhynchites rutilus septentrionalis strain SRP chromosome 3, ASM2978413v1, whole genome shotgun sequence genome includes a region encoding these proteins:
- the LOC129780277 gene encoding attacin-B-like, protein MDNKFLATVFLLVVDSCLGQLSGSLSPDFRGGNNFDLSGQRAIGNAKENVVGSFGLSGNTRGGPISKSGAIDYNNGAHSAGIFGSHTPGSEKTFGAQGNLNLINNDRNRFDLNGFASKTHTPTQDIGRFGAGAKFNDHAASITKTNIPGFGSQTRFDANANLFKSNTNKFDANAFKTFNNPKSGPSYGSHGGGLSWNNARGHAASIGFERTPAFRETNGFVSGKANIWQSRDRQTSLDAFGRASKTFSGPNSGRTNFGGGIGLSRRF, encoded by the exons ATGGATAATAAATTTCTTGCGACGGTGTTTCTGTTAGTCGTGGATAGTTGTCTTGGACAA CTATCAGGATCGTTGTCCCCGGATTTTCGAGGAGGTAACAATTTCGATCTTAGTGGACAACGTGCTATTGGAAACGCCAAAGAAAATGTGGTTGGTTCGTTTGGTTTGAGCGGAAACACCAGGGGAGGTCCGATTAGTAAAAGTGGGGCCATCGATTATAACAA TGGCGCGCACAGTGCCGGGATTTTTGGATCTCACACACCAGGGAGTGAAAAGACCTTCGGAGCACAAGGCAATCTGAACTTGATCAACAACGATAGAAATCGTTTCGACCTTAATGGTTTCGCCAGTAAGACTCACACTCCAACTCAAGACATTGGGAGATTTGGCGCAGGAGCGAAATTCAACGACCACGCGGCTTCGATTACCAAAACGAATATTCCCGGCTTTGGTTCACAGACCCGATTTGATGCCAACGCGAATCTGTTCAAATCGAACACCAACAAGTTCGACGCTAACGCGTTTAAAACATTTAATAATCCAAAATCAGGACCCTCATATGGTAGCCATGGAGGCGGTTTGTCATGGAACAATGCTCGAGGACACGCAGCTTCGATTGGATTCGAAAGGACACCTGCCTTCAGAGAGACCAACGGATTCGTTTCGGGtaaagctaatatttggcaATCGCGTGACAGGCAAACATCATTGGATGCGTTTGGGCGTGCAAGCAAAACATTTTCTGGACCTAACAGTGGAAGGACCAATTTTGGAGGCGGGATTGGGCTTTCCCGCCGTTTCTGA